From the Bacteroidales bacterium genome, one window contains:
- a CDS encoding histidine kinase, producing the protein MYDFLISQKLSFRIFRHLLLFLGMVFLFSWVAYSRSEEPGGFWRGFSMVFTNAFFFFGYAYFTVYVLIPRLLIRKKAAIFLSLFVLAGLGLSMLKFLFSDYIFYQAIAPENAPSVNLISLKVLLVNTKDMTFIVALFALVKFARDHYTVDLNNRELQRKELEAELQLIERHMDPHVIFNNFNSLYSISIYRPEYLKSTVKKMKAILHYLFNESRSDKVFLEKEVEMIENFVGLETLRFGDRLKVHLDVEGQMSGLKIAPLILYSFVENCFVYGAERNPYKSWIRIELKVQDSRLRFVAANSLSDSQDHIDKGSHTRNENSIRRLELEYPNSHRLAVRERKSEHEVELHMSL; encoded by the coding sequence ATGTACGATTTCTTAATCAGTCAGAAATTGTCCTTCCGGATTTTCAGGCATCTGCTCCTGTTTCTGGGCATGGTCTTTCTTTTTTCCTGGGTGGCGTATTCGCGGTCTGAGGAACCCGGGGGCTTCTGGAGGGGATTTTCCATGGTATTTACCAATGCGTTCTTCTTTTTCGGATACGCCTATTTTACGGTATACGTGCTGATTCCGCGATTATTGATCAGGAAGAAGGCAGCCATTTTTCTGAGCTTGTTCGTTCTTGCCGGACTGGGGCTTTCCATGCTGAAATTTCTCTTTTCGGATTATATTTTTTACCAGGCCATAGCTCCTGAAAATGCACCATCTGTAAATTTGATTTCATTGAAAGTGCTGCTGGTGAACACGAAGGACATGACCTTCATTGTTGCTCTTTTTGCACTGGTTAAGTTTGCCAGGGACCATTATACGGTCGATTTGAACAACAGGGAGTTGCAGCGAAAGGAGCTGGAGGCAGAGCTGCAGCTGATAGAACGCCATATGGATCCTCATGTGATATTCAATAATTTTAACAGTCTATATTCCATTTCGATCTACCGGCCCGAATATCTCAAATCTACAGTGAAAAAGATGAAAGCCATTCTTCATTATCTGTTTAATGAGAGCAGAAGCGATAAGGTTTTTCTGGAAAAAGAGGTAGAGATGATTGAAAACTTTGTAGGCCTTGAGACTTTAAGATTTGGCGACCGCCTAAAGGTTCATCTTGATGTGGAGGGTCAAATGAGCGGTTTAAAGATTGCACCCCTGATTCTCTACTCGTTCGTTGAGAATTGTTTTGTCTACGGTGCTGAACGAAATCCTTATAAGTCATGGATCAGAATAGAGTTGAAAGTGCAGGACTCCAGGCTTCGTTTTGTGGCAGCCAATTCGCTCTCCGATTCACAAGATCACATTGACAAAGGTAGTCATACAAGAAATGAAAACAGTATAAGAAGACTGGAGCTGGAGTATCCTAACAGTCACAGACTGGCTGTCCGGGAGAGAAAAAGCGAGCATGAAGTTGAACTACATATGAGCCTGTAA
- a CDS encoding LytTR family DNA-binding domain-containing protein: protein MKTRCLIVDDEPLARELIRGHIHKLENFEVVDECDNAMKAIEVLRKHSVDLMFLDIKMPQMTGIDFLKTLKRPPKVIITTAYSQYALEGFELDVIDYLMKPVTFERFFKSVNKYFQSGHTEEVEVEGGKGVNSDAFIYVKENKKVIKIYLKEIHFIEGLNEYIRIHTDNRRVVVKSSLQGIENKLPPDQFIRIHKSYIISIPRIRAFNATTIELENAKLRIGRNYKNQVFSALHYKQEI from the coding sequence ATGAAAACAAGGTGTTTGATCGTTGACGATGAACCCCTGGCCAGAGAGCTGATCCGGGGACATATCCATAAACTGGAGAATTTTGAGGTTGTTGATGAGTGCGACAACGCAATGAAGGCTATTGAAGTCCTGCGCAAGCACTCCGTCGACCTGATGTTCCTCGATATCAAAATGCCCCAGATGACAGGGATCGATTTTCTGAAAACCCTGAAAAGGCCTCCCAAGGTGATTATTACCACTGCCTACAGCCAGTATGCGCTGGAAGGTTTTGAACTGGATGTGATCGACTACCTGATGAAGCCGGTTACCTTTGAGCGCTTTTTTAAATCGGTCAATAAGTATTTCCAGTCGGGACACACGGAAGAAGTGGAAGTGGAAGGCGGTAAGGGTGTAAACAGTGATGCCTTTATCTATGTCAAGGAAAATAAAAAAGTCATAAAAATCTATCTGAAGGAGATACACTTTATCGAGGGATTGAATGAATATATCAGGATCCACACGGATAACCGGAGGGTAGTTGTGAAAAGCAGTCTTCAGGGGATTGAAAACAAACTGCCTCCGGATCAGTTTATCCGGATCCATAAATCCTATATTATCTCCATACCGAGAATCAGAGCATTCAATGCAACCACTATTGAACTGGAAAACGCCAAACTGAGAATCGGGAGGAACTACAAAAACCAGGTTTTCAGTGCACTTCACTACAAACAGGAGATATAG
- a CDS encoding SusD/RagB family nutrient-binding outer membrane lipoprotein, whose translation MKKTFIIISVTLLLGFLTGACDFFELELTSDPDAVVLADANPDYAYNPTNFDNVWANAFEGLLMDAHSFLPIYEEQKWWIHAGITKILEAYVLVTLVDFFGDVPWTEAFDASNFNPAAEDDETVYNVAISKLNEAIADLGKEALATPSNDLFYGGDTEAWITLAKTLKLKVYLNLRLVDEAGATTEINSLISGNDLIDDPSEDWVFLYSRNTDNPDSRHPYFTYNYLNGGNDYMANYFMWTLYDEKAVVDPRMRYYFYRQQTYSSEDFQELPCYGTDFPSHYSPGTPYCTLEDGYWGRDHLDDDGIPPDTRSRTLWGVYPAGGEFDMDQGVPGTAASGLLGAGAEVIMQESFVKFMLAEAALTLGTTGDPRQLLLDAVEASITHVLAFGEVLAAQSFIPTQQDINDYLAEVGSLYDAAATDDERLEVIVKEYYIALFGNGVESYNLVRRTGMPSNLQPGVLGDAGNFPRTFNYPATCVNLNSSIAQKPHTVQVFWDTNPAGIIQ comes from the coding sequence ATGAAAAAGACATTTATAATTATTTCAGTCACCCTTCTGCTGGGCTTCCTTACCGGTGCATGCGACTTTTTTGAACTGGAGCTGACCTCGGATCCCGATGCAGTGGTGCTGGCTGATGCCAATCCTGACTATGCGTACAATCCCACTAATTTTGATAATGTCTGGGCCAATGCCTTTGAGGGCCTATTGATGGATGCCCATAGTTTCCTGCCTATCTACGAGGAGCAAAAGTGGTGGATTCATGCAGGAATTACGAAGATCCTGGAGGCTTATGTACTGGTGACCCTGGTGGACTTCTTCGGCGATGTTCCCTGGACCGAAGCCTTTGATGCAAGTAATTTCAATCCGGCAGCCGAGGATGATGAGACCGTGTATAATGTGGCCATCAGCAAGTTGAATGAGGCCATCGCTGATTTGGGCAAAGAAGCCCTCGCAACTCCATCCAACGATCTATTCTACGGGGGGGATACTGAGGCCTGGATCACACTTGCAAAGACACTTAAGCTGAAAGTGTATCTGAATTTGAGGCTGGTAGATGAAGCCGGAGCCACGACAGAGATTAACAGCCTGATCTCCGGGAATGATCTGATTGATGATCCGTCCGAGGACTGGGTATTCTTATACAGCCGTAATACGGATAATCCGGACAGTCGTCATCCCTATTTTACCTATAATTACCTGAACGGGGGAAATGACTATATGGCCAATTACTTCATGTGGACACTCTATGATGAAAAGGCAGTGGTGGATCCGAGAATGCGCTACTACTTCTATCGTCAGCAGACCTATTCTTCGGAGGATTTCCAGGAGCTTCCCTGTTACGGTACGGATTTTCCGAGTCATTATTCACCCGGAACTCCCTACTGTACCCTGGAAGATGGTTACTGGGGACGGGATCACCTGGACGATGACGGAATTCCACCGGATACCAGGTCCAGAACCCTGTGGGGAGTATATCCTGCCGGTGGTGAATTTGACATGGACCAGGGAGTACCCGGTACTGCCGCTTCAGGCCTGCTGGGCGCCGGTGCCGAAGTGATTATGCAGGAAAGCTTCGTTAAATTTATGCTGGCTGAAGCGGCCCTTACCCTTGGAACTACGGGCGATCCCAGGCAACTCCTGCTGGATGCCGTGGAGGCCTCCATTACTCACGTGCTGGCCTTTGGCGAAGTTCTGGCTGCGCAGAGCTTTATTCCGACTCAGCAGGATATCAATGATTACCTGGCCGAGGTGGGCTCCCTGTATGATGCTGCTGCCACCGATGATGAGCGCCTGGAGGTAATTGTTAAGGAGTACTATATCGCCCTGTTTGGGAACGGCGTCGAATCCTATAACCTGGTAAGAAGAACGGGGATGCCATCCAATTTGCAGCCCGGAGTGCTGGGCGATGCTGGAAACTTTCCAAGAACCTTTAACTATCCTGCAACCTGTGTGAATCTGAACTCATCCATAGCACAGAAACCACATACGGTGCAGGTGTTCTGGGATACCAATCCTGCAGGGATAATTCAATAA
- a CDS encoding SusC/RagA family TonB-linked outer membrane protein: MPTDGEILVFRFVGLLTRELEIGSSTVIDVVMEQDLLELDEVVVTALGISREKKALGYSVSQINAEDIEQNSENDIGRVLSGKVAGVRVTATSGVSGSGTNITIRGYSSIKGNNQPLFIVDGVRFSGSTNSGTDNEQGFLEGNQATSSRFLDIDPNSVENISVLKGLSATTIYGAEGRNGVILITTKNGSNAEGESEITVNQSVFLNRVNLPTFQNSCGNGFNQQNGFFFSNWGAAFTDPPTLTDHPYSLFADQSLIGAFPEYQDGVQYELKPYDNVTEFFRTGIASNTAVTMRGGNDKASYSANVSYLNDIGFLPGNELNKFNAGIGGSSRITRRLTFSGTMNFVKTDMVTPPISYGDGSGIGGGSGISVFADVLYTPRSVDLMGLPFESPVDHRSVYYRRGNDIQNPRWTTKYAKSIDNVNRIYGSGNLSYNILEKLNLTYRYGIDHFSETQEYQLNKGSVQNDNYINGLYRTRHIMSTTWDQSVLLTLQQDIGDKITMDLLLGGSSVRDIRTTDGMESTNQLVFGVMNHYNFSDHSTYNSFNGYALQSNAAANTLGAFGQLTTSYSNYLFLNLSARNDWFSSLQPENRSQFYPSASLSFIPSQLFEGLKTNAKFDLLKFRIGYGTSAGFPPLYVTESVLSANARAYVDRDGTVIPSNSINWFLGNPDLKPELHAEAEFWVEFAMFGNRLGADVTVYQKKTSNLITDARLDPSTGYSQTYVNIGQMTNRGLELEVHVTPVRTTNFSWTVRGIFTKYESIVDELGAGLERVLINGFTDLGNYAIAGQPYGVMYGYEVARDEEGNFIIDGEGNFLQSDEPAIIGNPHPDFETSIINRLRFKGLSLNMQWDYRQGGDIYSETVNTLIGRGITEDTNIDRMQSFVMPGVLADGSPNDIQINATDAYFNNFGSQAPSEVNVIDGTTIRLREISLTYSLPKNWMAKTPFGSIDISLVGQNIWFKAVNFPEHVNFDTDMLSLGVGNGLGFDFITGPSSTRYGASIKVTFQEH; this comes from the coding sequence GTGCCGACCGACGGTGAAATCCTGGTATTCAGATTCGTAGGGCTCCTCACCCGGGAGCTGGAGATCGGTTCCAGCACAGTGATCGATGTTGTGATGGAACAGGACCTGCTGGAACTGGATGAGGTGGTGGTCACCGCGCTCGGTATCTCCAGGGAGAAGAAAGCCCTGGGTTATTCGGTATCACAAATCAATGCGGAGGATATCGAACAAAATTCGGAAAACGACATCGGAAGGGTACTCAGCGGGAAGGTGGCAGGTGTACGTGTTACCGCCACCAGCGGGGTTTCCGGGTCAGGTACCAATATCACCATCCGGGGCTATTCATCCATTAAGGGGAACAACCAGCCCCTCTTTATTGTGGACGGGGTACGCTTCTCCGGAAGCACCAATTCAGGAACCGACAATGAACAGGGATTCCTCGAAGGGAACCAGGCCACCTCGAGCCGCTTCCTGGATATTGATCCCAACAGTGTGGAGAACATCTCGGTACTAAAAGGCCTGAGCGCCACAACCATTTACGGGGCTGAGGGACGAAATGGTGTGATTCTCATCACCACCAAAAACGGATCCAATGCAGAAGGGGAATCGGAAATTACGGTGAATCAATCTGTTTTCCTGAACAGGGTCAATCTGCCTACTTTTCAGAATTCCTGTGGAAATGGCTTTAACCAGCAGAACGGATTTTTCTTCAGCAACTGGGGTGCTGCTTTTACCGATCCTCCCACTCTGACAGATCATCCTTACTCACTTTTTGCCGATCAATCACTGATAGGGGCTTTCCCGGAGTATCAGGATGGAGTTCAGTATGAACTGAAACCCTACGACAATGTGACCGAGTTCTTCCGCACGGGGATTGCATCCAATACCGCTGTGACCATGAGAGGTGGTAATGACAAGGCCAGCTACAGTGCCAATGTGAGCTATCTGAACGATATAGGATTCCTTCCCGGAAATGAGCTGAATAAATTTAATGCAGGGATCGGGGGTAGTTCCCGGATTACCAGGCGGCTTACCTTCAGTGGCACCATGAATTTCGTTAAAACCGATATGGTAACCCCTCCCATCAGTTATGGAGATGGAAGCGGTATCGGGGGAGGCAGCGGAATTTCTGTTTTTGCCGACGTGCTCTATACACCGCGGTCTGTGGACCTGATGGGACTTCCCTTTGAGAGCCCTGTGGATCACCGGAGTGTATATTACAGAAGGGGTAACGACATACAGAATCCCCGCTGGACGACCAAATATGCCAAATCGATCGATAATGTGAACCGTATCTACGGATCGGGGAACCTGAGCTATAACATCCTGGAAAAACTGAACCTGACCTACCGGTATGGAATTGACCATTTCTCGGAGACACAGGAGTACCAGCTGAACAAAGGATCGGTTCAGAATGACAACTATATCAATGGACTGTATCGTACACGGCATATTATGAGTACCACCTGGGACCAGTCGGTTCTTCTGACCTTACAACAGGACATCGGGGATAAGATTACCATGGATTTACTCCTGGGCGGCTCTTCTGTCAGGGATATCCGGACTACCGATGGAATGGAGAGTACCAACCAGCTGGTTTTTGGGGTGATGAACCATTACAACTTCAGCGATCACAGCACCTACAACAGCTTTAATGGTTATGCGCTCCAGAGCAACGCCGCCGCAAATACCCTGGGTGCTTTCGGACAGTTAACAACCAGTTACAGCAACTACCTGTTTCTGAATCTTTCTGCACGGAACGACTGGTTCTCCTCTCTGCAACCGGAGAACAGGAGCCAGTTTTATCCCAGTGCAAGCCTTTCCTTCATTCCTTCCCAGCTTTTTGAAGGCTTGAAGACCAATGCTAAATTCGATTTACTGAAGTTTAGGATCGGTTATGGTACCTCGGCCGGATTCCCGCCGCTGTACGTGACAGAAAGCGTACTGTCGGCCAACGCCAGGGCTTATGTGGACAGGGACGGAACAGTGATTCCCTCCAACAGCATTAACTGGTTCCTGGGGAACCCCGATTTGAAACCCGAGTTGCATGCGGAGGCCGAATTTTGGGTTGAATTTGCCATGTTTGGTAACCGCCTGGGGGCCGATGTCACTGTTTACCAGAAGAAAACCAGCAATCTGATTACCGATGCCAGGCTGGATCCCTCGACCGGTTATTCGCAGACCTATGTAAATATCGGGCAGATGACCAACCGCGGGCTGGAGCTGGAGGTCCATGTAACACCGGTCCGGACCACCAATTTCAGCTGGACCGTCCGGGGAATCTTCACCAAGTATGAAAGCATAGTGGACGAATTAGGGGCCGGACTGGAACGGGTTCTGATCAACGGCTTTACCGACCTGGGCAACTATGCCATTGCCGGTCAGCCATACGGTGTTATGTACGGATACGAAGTGGCCCGTGATGAGGAGGGGAATTTTATTATCGATGGCGAAGGGAACTTCCTTCAATCGGATGAACCAGCCATCATTGGAAATCCCCATCCCGATTTCGAGACAAGCATCATCAACCGCCTTCGCTTTAAAGGCTTATCCTTAAACATGCAGTGGGACTATCGCCAGGGAGGTGATATTTATTCAGAGACTGTGAATACATTGATTGGAAGGGGGATCACCGAAGATACCAATATTGACCGTATGCAGTCTTTTGTTATGCCGGGTGTACTGGCAGACGGAAGTCCCAACGACATTCAAATCAATGCTACCGATGCCTACTTTAACAATTTCGGATCACAGGCACCCAGCGAGGTCAATGTGATTGACGGCACCACCATCAGGCTCAGGGAAATCTCACTGACCTATTCCCTTCCCAAGAACTGGATGGCCAAAACACCTTTTGGAAGTATTGATATTTCCCTGGTGGGCCAGAATATCTGGTTCAAAGCCGTCAATTTCCCGGAGCATGTGAACTTCGATACCGATATGCTGAGCCTTGGTGTGGGGAACGGACTTGGATTTGACTTTATCACAGGTCCCAGTTCCACCAGGTATGGTGCCAGCATAAAAGTGACATTCCAGGAACATTAA
- a CDS encoding carboxypeptidase-like regulatory domain-containing protein, which yields MKRFVSFLLFIALGTLTLFGQAREITGTVVSADNGEPLPGVSVSVKGTSVGTITSVDGN from the coding sequence ATGAAAAGATTTGTAAGCTTTCTGCTATTTATAGCGCTGGGCACCCTGACCCTCTTTGGGCAGGCCCGGGAAATTACCGGTACGGTAGTCAGCGCTGACAACGGGGAACCTTTGCCGGGTGTCTCTGTGTCCGTAAAGGGAACCTCGGTGGGGACCATTACAAGCGTCGATGGCAATTAA
- the floA gene encoding flotillin-like protein FloA (flotillin-like protein involved in membrane lipid rafts): MEFDFTWIIIVVASIIGLWIILYFIPIGLWFTALLSGVRISLLQLILMRWRKVPPTIIVRSMIEAYKAGLASIQRDELEAHYLAGGHVEQVIHALVSASKANIDLSFKMATAIDLAGRDVLEAVQMSVNPKVINTPPVTAVAKDGIQLIAKARVTVRASIKQLVGGAGEETVLARVGEGIVSSIGSSKSHKEVLENPDYISKIVLEKGLDAGTAFEILSIDVADIDIGKNIGAVLQMDQANADKNIAQAKAEERRAMAVATEQEMKAKSQEARAKVIEAEVQIPLAMAEAFRSGNLGIMDYYKFKNIEADTTMRDSISKGTQGSRRKPGRSDNPEK; the protein is encoded by the coding sequence ATGGAATTTGATTTCACATGGATTATTATTGTTGTGGCCAGTATCATTGGCCTCTGGATTATCTTATATTTTATCCCCATCGGATTGTGGTTCACCGCCCTGCTTTCGGGTGTTCGAATCTCTCTGTTACAGCTGATTCTAATGAGATGGAGGAAGGTTCCGCCCACCATTATCGTCAGATCCATGATTGAAGCATATAAGGCAGGACTTGCTTCAATTCAACGGGATGAACTGGAAGCACACTACCTGGCAGGTGGACATGTGGAACAGGTGATCCACGCACTGGTCTCGGCAAGCAAGGCCAATATTGACCTCTCTTTCAAGATGGCTACAGCCATTGATCTGGCAGGAAGGGATGTGCTCGAAGCGGTTCAGATGTCGGTAAACCCGAAGGTGATCAATACTCCTCCGGTAACGGCAGTAGCTAAAGATGGGATCCAGTTGATTGCCAAGGCACGCGTTACTGTAAGGGCGAGTATCAAACAACTTGTTGGCGGAGCCGGTGAAGAGACTGTCCTGGCCAGGGTTGGTGAAGGGATCGTTTCATCCATTGGTTCCTCCAAATCTCACAAAGAGGTGCTTGAAAATCCTGACTATATTTCGAAGATCGTACTTGAAAAGGGACTGGATGCGGGAACAGCGTTTGAGATTCTATCCATTGATGTGGCCGATATAGATATCGGAAAAAACATTGGCGCTGTGCTTCAGATGGATCAGGCCAATGCGGATAAAAATATTGCCCAGGCCAAGGCGGAGGAGCGCAGGGCCATGGCAGTGGCTACCGAGCAGGAGATGAAAGCCAAGTCTCAGGAGGCCAGGGCCAAGGTTATTGAGGCGGAAGTGCAGATTCCGCTTGCCATGGCTGAGGCATTCAGAAGCGGGAACCTGGGCATCATGGATTACTATAAGTTTAAGAATATTGAGGCGGATACCACCATGAGGGATTCCATTTCCAAAGGGACACAGGGTTCCCGGAGAAAGCCGGGGCGGTCCGATAATCCGGAGAAATAA
- a CDS encoding NfeD family protein — MTVIIILIVLGILLFVIEFLLVPGVTIAGIGGLVLTVVGVYKAFNDFGSSTGVWVLIGTLMLSVFVIAMSLRARTWNRLVLKTDVNSTVDSNITEDQIKAGDMGTSLTRLAPMGKIEVNGIVREAKSTEGYIDEHSDIMVVSVEGTRISVKPVKEK, encoded by the coding sequence ATGACCGTAATTATCATCTTAATTGTACTGGGGATTCTGCTTTTTGTCATCGAGTTCCTGCTGGTGCCCGGAGTTACCATTGCGGGCATTGGGGGACTTGTGCTGACTGTTGTCGGTGTTTATAAGGCTTTTAATGATTTTGGATCCTCCACCGGGGTATGGGTCCTGATCGGCACCCTGATGCTCAGTGTATTTGTGATTGCCATGTCGCTCAGGGCCAGGACCTGGAACCGTCTGGTGCTAAAGACCGATGTAAATAGTACGGTGGACAGTAATATTACCGAGGACCAGATCAAAGCAGGTGATATGGGAACCAGCCTGACCCGGCTTGCACCCATGGGTAAGATTGAGGTGAACGGAATTGTCCGGGAAGCCAAGTCTACCGAAGGATATATTGATGAACATTCCGATATAATGGTAGTCTCTGTTGAGGGGACCCGGATTAGTGTAAAACCAGTTAAAGAAAAATAG
- a CDS encoding ATP-dependent Clp protease adaptor ClpS, producing the protein MDSNFTSRPHKLRSGGVDNQNQATLILLNDDVNSFDYVMEVLVEICDHSLTQAEQCATITHFKGKCEVRSGSLTEMRELRYQLISRGLNASVDN; encoded by the coding sequence ATGGACAGTAATTTTACCAGCAGGCCTCATAAGTTACGATCGGGTGGAGTGGATAATCAGAACCAGGCAACACTGATTCTCCTTAACGATGATGTCAATTCCTTCGATTATGTGATGGAGGTGCTGGTGGAAATTTGTGATCACTCCCTGACACAGGCAGAGCAATGCGCCACCATAACCCATTTTAAAGGCAAGTGCGAAGTCAGATCCGGTTCCCTGACAGAGATGAGGGAACTCAGGTACCAGTTAATTTCGCGGGGTTTGAATGCCTCCGTGGATAATTAA
- a CDS encoding SPOR domain-containing protein: protein MMIKQVSKTFVAALVLLLFFTGSCLYGQQQPDRRQELKESSLSHFNQGHFRAALSGFRSLMEVRGRDPFYSYYTGRCLVELNEELDEAIELLYGASKSSDFPDAVFYLGRAYHLHYNFRDARNCYEKYEMLASRQDRKKLDVKHLISTCRSAMEITSSYNPYEVMNVTFMDLSDSLQFTQVKMKGGELNKKPEAYFLSDEDPEALTGLMFIPKDPVRGDYLYFSGYSRSRKDGAQIFRVRKGAGKSWGDPEEVAALNSSGDEILPYFDPIENDLYFASDGRLGVGGFDLYKSHYDKDRDQWTDPVNLGFPVNSVMDEYLLLPGSDLGMVLFFSTRMGTDSTVTVYRVHLVEPKKEVAPDDHQRLREIARLGGAAEMMLAGIGKAGHSLPVSKKTPVSKNDFPPAGDSKEPEIEQVSIYRESLAGALRHQAVSDSLKDLAAIARIKVRESDDSNDRWVWQKQIMVWEKRARDEEAEADLLYAEMEKKRPESASSKTVHPPETIVVDRVVDGLTVYRYAEPEHKEKPGVGTSRVKTPPVSSVVHSFDILTRSPYSEVNPIPMDLRLPSGTFYRIQLGAFGAEVEPDAFGGISPITGEHVEGKGLVKYYAGKFSRYQDASTAIPRVHSQGYEDAFIVAWYHGIMVSTQKAKQLE, encoded by the coding sequence ATGATGATTAAACAAGTTTCCAAAACTTTTGTTGCAGCTCTGGTCCTGCTGCTGTTTTTCACCGGATCATGCCTTTACGGGCAGCAACAGCCAGACAGGAGGCAGGAGCTGAAGGAATCCTCGCTGAGTCATTTCAATCAGGGCCATTTTCGTGCTGCGCTTTCAGGATTCAGATCTCTAATGGAAGTCCGGGGAAGGGATCCGTTCTACAGCTATTATACCGGCAGATGCCTGGTGGAATTGAACGAGGAGTTGGATGAGGCGATAGAGCTGCTTTACGGGGCTTCCAAAAGTAGTGACTTCCCCGATGCCGTCTTTTACCTGGGCAGGGCCTACCACCTCCATTATAATTTCAGGGATGCCAGGAACTGCTACGAAAAGTATGAAATGCTGGCCAGCAGGCAGGACAGGAAGAAGCTTGATGTGAAGCACCTGATCAGCACCTGCAGGAGTGCCATGGAAATTACATCCTCTTATAATCCCTACGAGGTGATGAATGTGACTTTTATGGATCTCTCCGATTCCCTGCAATTCACACAGGTAAAGATGAAAGGTGGAGAACTGAATAAGAAACCGGAGGCCTATTTTCTGTCAGATGAGGACCCTGAAGCTTTGACCGGACTGATGTTTATTCCGAAAGATCCGGTCAGGGGGGATTATCTCTATTTTTCCGGATATTCCAGGAGCAGAAAGGATGGAGCTCAGATATTCAGAGTCAGGAAAGGGGCGGGAAAATCATGGGGCGATCCGGAGGAGGTAGCAGCACTGAACAGTTCCGGAGATGAAATACTCCCTTATTTTGATCCCATTGAAAATGATCTTTATTTCGCCTCCGATGGACGCTTGGGTGTGGGAGGCTTTGACCTGTACAAGTCTCATTACGATAAGGACCGCGATCAGTGGACCGATCCTGTAAATCTGGGCTTCCCGGTGAATTCGGTGATGGATGAATACCTTTTGCTCCCTGGTTCAGATCTGGGTATGGTTCTTTTCTTTTCTACCAGGATGGGGACCGATTCCACGGTAACGGTGTACCGGGTTCACCTGGTCGAACCGAAGAAGGAGGTAGCCCCGGATGATCATCAGAGGCTCCGGGAGATAGCCCGGCTGGGAGGTGCTGCTGAAATGATGCTGGCCGGAATCGGGAAAGCCGGGCATTCTTTGCCGGTCAGTAAAAAGACGCCCGTTTCAAAGAATGATTTTCCTCCTGCAGGTGATTCAAAGGAACCTGAAATTGAGCAGGTTTCCATATACCGGGAGTCCCTGGCAGGTGCCCTGAGGCATCAGGCTGTTTCCGATTCGCTGAAGGACCTGGCGGCCATTGCCAGGATAAAGGTCAGGGAATCGGACGATTCGAATGACAGGTGGGTCTGGCAAAAACAGATCATGGTATGGGAGAAAAGGGCCCGTGATGAGGAGGCAGAGGCAGATCTGCTTTATGCAGAAATGGAGAAAAAAAGACCGGAAAGTGCAAGCAGTAAAACAGTTCATCCTCCTGAAACCATTGTAGTCGACAGGGTCGTGGATGGCCTTACGGTTTATCGTTATGCGGAACCTGAACATAAGGAGAAGCCGGGGGTCGGGACATCCCGGGTAAAAACACCCCCTGTTTCCTCTGTGGTCCACAGCTTCGATATTCTGACTCGTTCTCCTTATAGTGAGGTCAATCCCATCCCCATGGACCTGAGATTGCCATCCGGAACATTTTACAGGATTCAACTGGGTGCATTTGGGGCTGAGGTGGAACCCGATGCTTTTGGCGGAATCAGTCCCATTACGGGAGAGCACGTGGAGGGGAAGGGCCTGGTCAAATATTATGCAGGAAAATTCTCCCGCTATCAGGATGCTTCGACGGCCATACCCAGGGTTCATTCCCAGGGTTATGAAGATGCGTTCATTGTGGCGTGGTATCATGGAATCATGGTATCCACACAGAAGGCAAAACAATTGGAGTGA